The DNA segment TCTTTCCAAGAACTTGCTTAGAACGGTTTTTTGCAAATggacctcctcctcctcctcccctTCCTCGCCCTCCCCTGATTTTATATTGGAATTTAGAGCACAACGAATGACAGAATTTATTTGTTTCCTTAAGCTGGCATTATCTACAAACACATCTGCCAGCATCTTCCTCAACTCATCATGAGGAGGAGTTGTTCCTGTCGCACCTGAATTTGCTGTATCACGTGACTCGTCCAGAGCAACACCTGCATTTTCTACATCCTGTGCTAATAGTTGTGCCTGTTCCCAATTTGCACACAGCATGTAATAAAAACAGTGAATAGAGGCAACAGTACATAACgaataataataagtaaaagGCCCCAAAGAGTTAATATCCGAGGGAAAAAGTTAGTTAAAGGTAACCATAATACCTCTGCAAGCAGAAGACCAATCCGGTTATCAGATGTTGCTAATAAATCCAAAGCATCAGATGGTGAAGCGTCAACAGTCAGTTtatcttcctcttcaacaagGAAGTTTACACTGCACTCCTTAAGCCTCCTTTGAAGGATTCCACACTCATGCAGCAACTTTGAATTAGCATTATGTAAAAGTTCCATTCTTTGTCTTTCCTTCTGGAGAATTCTCTGAACAAGATACGGCATAAAAAATATGATGAAATTAATCGGATTTACTAACAAATAGAATACCAAAACAGAGATTCAAATATTCTTTTCGCTAAAAAAGCATCACAACTAAGAAATGTCAAGTGTATCATAAGAAAAATACTCGTCCATATGGTTATACAAATCACTAGTCAGAATTAGATTAAGTGCATCCAATTTCCATCTCTTCATACTAGCAAAGAAAGGACCATACCTCCACATCTATCTTTTCCTTCATCAAGTCACTTAACTGCTGTTTCAGTTCTAACTGAGAGCTTCTCAGTGACTTGACCTCCTTTACTAGCAACTTTGAATCTGTCTTTGATTTTGTCTCAAATTCGTCATGATATTTCTGCAACTGCTCAAGTTGTTCTCTAGCTGCATCTAGCTCTTGCTGCAATAGTTGCTTCTCCTGGATAACAGATTCTTTTGTTGATTCTGCTAGCACCCTTTCATCCTAGATCATTATAACTTTTCATTATAGGTCACCAAAATGGTATCGAATAAAGTAataattagaatcaataatCAAAACCAAACCTCTTCAGACTTCAATTTCATTTCCAACTCCAGGCACTTTCTCCGGAGTTCCTCCATATCCCACTGCATCTGCGTAAATCTTTCCTTTTCAGTCAAAACAGCCTGCTGCATGTTTTCTCTGCAGTTCAATCGAGTTGTTTCAAGTTCAACTTCTAAATCTTTGACCTACAAGTAAAATGAAGCAACATTCAATAGATGAACATAAATAGTCCAAAAATATATCATCACTTGTTTTCGCTTTTCCATCATTGTAATTGAAGTCATTTCATTGTAACTACTAATTACTATATCTCTATTTAATGACCagtcattttaataaaaattaaagcaatTCTATTAATGTAATGTTGCCTATGCACACCCATGCATTGCATAATGACATTATATTCAATAGAAGTAACAGTTTATATCattataaaattagaagatAGCTGTATgctaaaaataaacttaaagcACTTTACATGTTTCAATTAAATTTCGGTGAGTAATTGCTTAATTTTCAAAAGCTATCTCAGGGAGATTTCAATTATGAGCTACTTTAGATGCAAAATAAGCTAGCCTAAACACACAGAGGAATGAATTAAGCAAGTGACCAATGATAATATCTATCTAAAAATTCAGAATAAAGGAAAACCGTTGAATATATATTGGATATTGGATACCTTGGTCATGAGATACTGTCTTGCAGCCATTTCTTGGTTCAACCTTGCTAGAAGATCCTCGACATCCGTTTTCGCTGTGACCAGTCTTTGCTGCTGAGTAGTAAGTACTCTGTTCAACTTGTGTCGCTCATACAGTGGTAAAGTCACCAAAGAGTTTCTGGATGGTTCACAGCTCTCATGATGATGAGAAACATCCTGAAGCAAACTGTTCGCAGCTGAATTTGATGTCTCGCTATTCTGTACAGAACTAAAATCACTGTCAATGCTCTCCGTTGATAGTCTCTTGACATGAACATTCAACTTAGACTTCTGTGTTCCAGGTTGAAACTCAGTTCCATCCAGGCGAAGAGCTATAGCATCAGTAGTATTTGCAGTGACCTTGTCCGCACTACTATCCTCCTTAGTAAAACCTTTGTTGGATGCAGCACGATCATGAGTTTGAGTCGAATTAATCAAATTATGTTCCAATGTTGAATT comes from the Arachis duranensis cultivar V14167 chromosome 7, aradu.V14167.gnm2.J7QH, whole genome shotgun sequence genome and includes:
- the LOC107459565 gene encoding PX domain-containing protein EREX isoform X2, whose amino-acid sequence is MEPPLSLSAWIGALPLANGMAATQFGLMILTRVGVSVSLFLPGLLFPNPVVLNLLWVLVGIQSPEGVTSTRVILRRFSDFLKLFSDLKKEFPMKNLPPAPSRKVLRIKSHALLEERRCLLADWMEKLLSDIDVSRSVPAAMFLELEAAARSAFHDVNQHISEKTSASGATPSIMFRDSSHGSVNADNSFITSESGNDTSYEVSELGSPRHGKDKCSGRSMENSTLEHNLINSTQTHDRAASNKGFTKEDSSADKVTANTTDAIALRLDGTEFQPGTQKSKLNVHVKRLSTESIDSDFSSVQNSETSNSAANSLLQDVSHHHESCEPSRNSLVTLPLYERHKLNRVLTTQQQRLVTAKTDVEDLLARLNQEMAARQYLMTKVKDLEVELETTRLNCRENMQQAVLTEKERFTQMQWDMEELRRKCLELEMKLKSEEDERVLAESTKESVIQEKQLLQQELDAAREQLEQLQKYHDEFETKSKTDSKLLVKEVKSLRSSQLELKQQLSDLMKEKIDVERILQKERQRMELLHNANSKLLHECGILQRRLKECSVNFLVEEEDKLTVDASPSDALDLLATSDNRIGLLLAEAQLLAQDVENAGVALDESRDTANSGATGTTPPHDELRKMLADVFVDNASLRKQINSVIRCALNSNIKSGEGEEGEEEEEVHLQKTVLSKFLER
- the LOC107459565 gene encoding PX domain-containing protein EREX isoform X1, with translation MHPYVHDFSVLDLNFSCAYADTVINPFAYRRSLLNDDYFLPQNDAASLSPKHRHDGTSPLPLGMDWSPPPRKWDGRNSVWPHDPHTGWSFCVTVPSWVTVPQSGGSEPVVFYRVLVGIQSPEGVTSTRVILRRFSDFLKLFSDLKKEFPMKNLPPAPSRKVLRIKSHALLEERRCLLADWMEKLLSDIDVSRSVPAAMFLELEAAARSAFHDVNQHISEKTSASGATPSIMFRDSSHGSVNADNSFITSESGNDTSYEVSELGSPRHGKDKCSGRSMENSTLEHNLINSTQTHDRAASNKGFTKEDSSADKVTANTTDAIALRLDGTEFQPGTQKSKLNVHVKRLSTESIDSDFSSVQNSETSNSAANSLLQDVSHHHESCEPSRNSLVTLPLYERHKLNRVLTTQQQRLVTAKTDVEDLLARLNQEMAARQYLMTKVKDLEVELETTRLNCRENMQQAVLTEKERFTQMQWDMEELRRKCLELEMKLKSEEDERVLAESTKESVIQEKQLLQQELDAAREQLEQLQKYHDEFETKSKTDSKLLVKEVKSLRSSQLELKQQLSDLMKEKIDVERILQKERQRMELLHNANSKLLHECGILQRRLKECSVNFLVEEEDKLTVDASPSDALDLLATSDNRIGLLLAEAQLLAQDVENAGVALDESRDTANSGATGTTPPHDELRKMLADVFVDNASLRKQINSVIRCALNSNIKSGEGEEGEEEEEVHLQKTVLSKFLER